A part of Aegilops tauschii subsp. strangulata cultivar AL8/78 chromosome 2, Aet v6.0, whole genome shotgun sequence genomic DNA contains:
- the LOC109771866 gene encoding uncharacterized protein, producing the protein MASTGDESKQPPEKRARHDGAQAAPAPAPARVQLNPADCNLGQCLHFHIPRNSPRARSTPVVTRLVSLSLLTSPDFIVGHGGLRGHALHGGAFAYCWSGARATAGVRGGGKYCFGCWVLAEQPVEMEDTDAGQRHLCRVGVSRGDDPVGGLGEAGGQSFAFGGTGGKPRHDGNLIDDEFGVGDTVVCAVDLDARPMASIGFAKNGQWLGIALPFDASQTQTGLGLVDAPVKPMPWESAIFPHVLLKNVMVDMQFSMEDGLEPVNGYQPWSSLLGDGNAVLGPAFAEQRECERDPGDGWPPGFWEDYLGREVCQGASRETIRDSRDQACAGTDEVVNGLLRIAENVPRNYILDQANVERIPRIRLLNRFSNFGRKTAVVVFPSPAERKSRSSKRFRETWKEVSDEEVNKMSVMQFLPLNLFQF; encoded by the exons ATGGCGAGCACAGGCGACGAGAGCAAGCAGCCACCAGAGAAGCGCGCCCGACATGACGGCGCCCAggccgcgccggcgccggcgccggcgcgcgTGCAGCTCAACCCGGCCGACTGCAACCTCGGTCAGTGCCTGCATTTCCATATCCCCCGAAATTCTCCACGCGCTCGCTCAACTCCGGTGGTGACGCGgctcgtctctctctctctcctcaccTCTCCAGATTTCATCGTCGGCCATGGCGGGCTCCGGGGGCACGCGCTGCACGGGGGCGCGTTCGCCTACTGCTGGTCGGGGGCACGCGCCACGGCGGGGGTCCGGGGCGGCGGGAAGTACTGCTTCGGGTGCTGGGTGCTGGCGGAGCAGCCCGTGGAGATGGAGGACACGGACGCCGGCCAGCGGCACCTCTGCCGCGTCGGCGTCTCCAGGGGGGACGACCCCGTGGGCGGCCtcggggaggccggcggccagaGCTTCGCGTTCGGGGGCACCGGCGGTAAGCCCCGCCACGACGGCAACCTGATCGACGACGAGTTTGGGGTCGGCGACACGGTCGTCTGCGCCGTGGACCTGGATGCCAGGCCCATGGCCTCGATCGGGTTCGCCAAGAACGGGCAGTGGCTCGGCATCGCCCTGCCCTTTGATGCCAGCCAGACCCAGACGGGGCTTGGTTTGGTTGATGCTCCTGTGAAGCCAATGCCGTGGGAGTCGGCGATCTTCCCTCACGTTCTGCTCAAGAATGTGATGGTGGATATGCAGTTTAGCATGGAGGACGGGCTGGAGCCGGTCAATGGTTACCAGCCCTGGAGCTCACTTCTTGGTGATGGCAATGCTGTTCTTGGGCCTGCGTTTGCAGAACAGAGGGAGTGCGAGCGAGATCCTGGTGATGGTTGGCCTCCCGGCTTCTGGGAAGACTACTTGGGCAGAGAAGTGTGCCAGGGAGCATCGAGAGAGACGATTCGTGATTCTCGGGATCAAGCATGCGCTGGAACAGATGAAG TTGTCAACGGATTGCTGCGCATAGCTGAGAACGTCCCTCGCAACTACATTCTCGACCAGGCGAACGTCGAAAGAATCCCTCGCATTCGTCTTCTGAACAGATTCTCCAATTTTGGCCGCAAA ACTGCTGTGGTTGTTTTTCCGTCACCTGCTGAGCGAAAGTCAAGGTCCTCCAAGCGATTCCGTGAAACATGGAAGGAAGTGTCTGATGAGGAGGTTAACAAGATGTCAGTTATGCAATTTCTACCACTGAACTTGTTTCAGTTTTGA